In a single window of the Gossypium hirsutum isolate 1008001.06 chromosome A13, Gossypium_hirsutum_v2.1, whole genome shotgun sequence genome:
- the LOC107894847 gene encoding translationally-controlled tumor protein homolog isoform X1, translated as MLVYQDILTGDELLSDSFPYKEIENGMLWEVEGKWVVQGAVTVDIGANPSAEGGDEDEGVDDQAIKVVDIVDTFRLQEQPAFDKKQFVTYMKRYIKNLTPKLETAKQETFKKNIEGATKFLLAKLKDLQFFNFLFCSFVGESMHDDGSLVFAYYKDGATNPTFLYFPYGLKEVKC; from the exons ATGTTAGTTTATCAGGATATTCTTACAG GTGATGAGCTCCTCTCAGATTCTTTCCCATATAAGGAAATCGAGAATGGAATGTTATGGGAAGTAGAAGGGAAG TGGGTTGTCCAAGGAGCTGTGACTGTAGATATTGGCGCAAACCCTTCAGCAGAAGGTGGTGACGAAGACGAAGGTGTCGACGACCAAGCCATAAAGGTGGTCGACATTGTTGACACTTTCCGACTTCAG GAGCAACCTGCATTTGACAAGAAGCAATTTGTTACGTACATGAAGAGGTACATCAAGAACTTGACTCCAAAATTGGAGACAGCAAAGCAAGAGACATTCAAGAAGAACATAGAGGGGGCAACCAAGTTTTTGCTTGCCAAGCTTAAGGATCTTCAATT ttttaattttttattttgcagtTTTGTGGGTGAAAGCATGCATGATGATGGTAGCTTAGTGTTTGCGTATTACAAAGACGGCGCCACCAACCCCACTTTCCTCTACTTCCCCTATGGCTTGAAGGAAGTCAAGTGTTAA
- the LOC107894847 gene encoding translationally-controlled tumor protein homolog isoform X2, protein MLVYQDILTGDELLSDSFPYKEIENGMLWEVEGKWVVQGAVTVDIGANPSAEGGDEDEGVDDQAIKVVDIVDTFRLQEQPAFDKKQFVTYMKRYIKNLTPKLETAKQETFKKNIEGATKFLLAKLKDLQFFVGESMHDDGSLVFAYYKDGATNPTFLYFPYGLKEVKC, encoded by the exons ATGTTAGTTTATCAGGATATTCTTACAG GTGATGAGCTCCTCTCAGATTCTTTCCCATATAAGGAAATCGAGAATGGAATGTTATGGGAAGTAGAAGGGAAG TGGGTTGTCCAAGGAGCTGTGACTGTAGATATTGGCGCAAACCCTTCAGCAGAAGGTGGTGACGAAGACGAAGGTGTCGACGACCAAGCCATAAAGGTGGTCGACATTGTTGACACTTTCCGACTTCAG GAGCAACCTGCATTTGACAAGAAGCAATTTGTTACGTACATGAAGAGGTACATCAAGAACTTGACTCCAAAATTGGAGACAGCAAAGCAAGAGACATTCAAGAAGAACATAGAGGGGGCAACCAAGTTTTTGCTTGCCAAGCTTAAGGATCTTCAATT tTTTGTGGGTGAAAGCATGCATGATGATGGTAGCTTAGTGTTTGCGTATTACAAAGACGGCGCCACCAACCCCACTTTCCTCTACTTCCCCTATGGCTTGAAGGAAGTCAAGTGTTAA